A stretch of the Equus caballus isolate H_3958 breed thoroughbred chromosome X, TB-T2T, whole genome shotgun sequence genome encodes the following:
- the LOC111771522 gene encoding E3 ubiquitin-protein ligase RLIM-like, which yields MERSDSDDGDGPASQSGTEMDRLVHEDDFYRFVNNLSEEDYKLMRDNNLLGSPGESTEEELLRRLQLIKENSPQTSHDNTGGEDSLDTVSNGDYVKDWLNSFEPTENMTSGQRESQSWREVSQIHPKNDDVRFSSEMNFNLNNESPNPENDYATSTRLPRGEENSQRQVENPRSESTRRRPSRSERSTTEALMEVPPTRGQRRARSRSPDGLRTRARTESWSPLKSLYEIFQRFCHRTPSQTFEPPLVNETQRFSRTQHRETLRQQITGLELQNRGLFATSGTRNAIQGERSPDTTSMNGESWELRQINPTIPFELEIGHVHPGAYSHRDSTASRTQLTSETPNNTITLESEHGGLGCMSSHCEQADARAYVSPVRIPVHRISNTGLNDTIPVAVQSTLSQTMTGFSDSSNLTDSYSDLEPSVSPPSQNMERADSLIGTDDSAATSSSGSDPYPCCDSHSTSTLTACSSCAYISSSSCISICSSCDENSEISSLLFEGSDIESLSSHSPSETRQESRQMTPITFDESDSWSSLNEDRFFLLNEDDYQSTGLTVAQTDNLALRSFSENNPSKSCSICITEYTEDSELCILPCSHEYHVHCITRWLAENSTCPICRREVEDSGEGENSN from the exons ATGGAAAGGTCGGATTCCGACGACGGAGATGGACCTGCTTCCCAGAGCGGAACTGAGATGGATCGATTGGTTCATGAAGATGATTTCTATCGATTTGTAAATAACCTGAGTGAAGAAGACTACAAACTTATGAGAGATAACAATTTACTAGGCAGTCCGGGAGAAAGCACAGAAGAAGAGTTGCTGAGAAGACTCCAACTAATTAAAGAAAACTCGCCACAAACCTCACATGACAATACAG GTGGAGAAGACTCTTTGGATACCGTGTCTAATGGTGACTATGTAAAAGACTGGCTCAACTCTTTCGAACCAACTGAAAATATGACAAGTGGGCAAAGAGAAAGCCAATCTTGGAGAGAAGTTAGCCAGATTCACCCAAAAAATGATGATGTCAGATTCAGTTCAGAAATGAATTTTAACCTTAATAATGAGAGCCCAAATCCAGAGAATGACTATGCAACATCTacaaggcttcccagaggagaggaAAACAGCCAAAGGCAAGTGGAAAATCCAAGATCTGAATCAACACGTAGAAGACCATCCAGATCAGAACGAAGTACAACTGAAGCATTAATGGAAGTCCCACCTACCAGAGGTCAGCGAAGAGCAAGAAGCAGGAGCCCAGACGGTTTGAGAACCAGAGCAAGAACTGAAAGCTGGTCACCTCTAAAATCACTGTATGAAATTTTCCAGAGATTTTGTCATAGAACACCATCTCAGACTTTTGAGCCACCTCTGGTAAATGAGACTCAGAGATTTTCTAGAACTCAGCACCGAGAAACATTGAGACAGCAAATAACTGGACTTGAGTTGCAAAATAGAGGTCTTTTTGCAACTTCTGGAACTAGGAATGCTATTCAAGGAGAACGTTCCCCAGACACAACAAGCATGAATGGTGAATCTTGGGAACTGAGACAGATAAATCCAACCATACCCTTCGAGCTTGAAATAGGACACGTTCATCCAGGAGCGTACTCTCACAGAGACAGCACAGCTAGTAGAACTCAGTTAACATCTGAGACACCAAACAATACTATCACTTTAGAAAGTGAACATGGAGGACTTGGGTGTATGTCTTCACATTGTGAGCAGGCAGATGCGAGAGCTTATGTCAGTCCCGTCAGAATTCCCGTTCATAGAATTTCAAATACTGGCTTAAATGATACAATACCTGTTGCAGTTCAGAGCACACTAAGTCAGACAATGACAGGATTTAGTGACTCAAGTAACCTTACGGACAGTTACAGTGATTTAGAGCCTAGTGTCTCACCACCAAGTCAAAACATGGAAAGGGCAGATTCACTAATTGGAACAGATGATTCTGCTGCTACTAGCAGTTCTGGTTCTGATCCATATCCTTGCTGTGATTCCCACTCTACTTCCACACTGACTGCTTGTTCAAGTTGTGCTTACATTTCTAGTTCTAGTTGTATATCTATTTGCAGTTCCTGTGACGAAAATTCAGAAATTAGCTCACTGCTGTTTGAAGGCAGTGATatagaaagtttatcatcacatTCGCCATCAGAGACCAGGCAGGAGAGTAGGCAAATGACCCCTATAACATTTGATGAAAGTGACTCTTGGTCCTCCCTTAATGAGGACCGGTTTTTCCTCTTAAATGAAGATGATTACCAATCTACAGGACTCACCGTAGCACAGACTGACAACTTGGCGTTAAGATCTTTTTCTGAAAACAATCCATCAAAATCCTGTAGCATTTGTATCACAGAGTACACAGAAGATAGTGAACTATGCATCCTACCTTGCTCCCATGAATATCATGTCCACTGTATCACTCGCTGGCTGGCTGAGAACTCGACCTGTCCTATTTGTCGCAGGGAAGTAGAAGATTCTGGCGAGGGAGAAAATTCCAATTGA